The following proteins come from a genomic window of Kitasatospora sp. NBC_01246:
- the disA gene encoding DNA integrity scanning diadenylate cyclase DisA, whose protein sequence is MAGSDRVDKSSREEALLRASLTAIAPGTGLRDGLERVLRANTGGLIVLGFDKTVESICTGGFVLDVEFTATRLRELCKLDGAVVLDKDITKIVRAGVHLMPDSTIPTDETGTRHRTAERVNRQTGFPVVAVSHSMRLIAMYVNGTRRVLEDSTTVLSRANQALATLERYKLRLDEVAGTLSALEIEDLVTVRDVTAVAQRLEMVRLIATEIAGYVLELGIDGRLLSLQLDELIAGVEPERELVARDYFPERAAKKGRTVAEVLADLEALTHAELLDLQTVAKALGYSGSPESLDSAVSPRGYRLLAKIPRLPNTVIERLVEHFGGLQKLLAASIDDLQTVEGVGETRARSVREGLSRLAESSILERYV, encoded by the coding sequence GTGGCAGGCAGCGACCGGGTGGACAAGTCCTCCCGCGAGGAGGCCCTGCTGCGGGCCTCCCTCACCGCCATCGCCCCCGGCACGGGGCTGCGTGACGGCCTGGAACGCGTGCTGCGGGCCAACACCGGCGGTCTGATCGTGCTCGGCTTCGACAAGACCGTCGAGTCGATCTGTACCGGCGGGTTCGTCCTGGACGTCGAGTTCACCGCGACCCGGCTCCGCGAGCTGTGCAAGCTCGACGGCGCCGTGGTGCTGGACAAGGACATCACCAAGATCGTTCGGGCCGGCGTACACCTGATGCCGGACTCCACCATCCCCACCGACGAGACAGGCACCCGCCACCGCACCGCGGAGCGGGTCAACCGGCAGACCGGGTTCCCCGTGGTCGCGGTGTCGCACTCGATGCGGCTGATCGCGATGTACGTCAACGGCACCCGCCGGGTGCTGGAGGACTCCACCACCGTCCTCTCCCGGGCGAACCAGGCGCTGGCCACGCTGGAGCGGTACAAGCTCCGGCTGGACGAGGTGGCCGGCACGCTCTCCGCCCTGGAGATCGAGGACCTGGTGACGGTCCGGGACGTCACCGCCGTCGCCCAGCGGCTGGAGATGGTCCGGCTGATCGCCACCGAGATCGCCGGCTACGTGCTGGAGCTCGGTATCGACGGCCGGCTGCTCTCCCTCCAACTGGACGAGCTGATCGCGGGCGTGGAGCCGGAGCGCGAGCTGGTCGCCCGGGACTACTTCCCGGAGCGGGCCGCGAAGAAGGGCCGGACGGTCGCCGAGGTGCTGGCCGATCTGGAGGCGCTGACCCACGCCGAGCTGCTCGATCTGCAGACGGTGGCCAAGGCGCTCGGCTACTCGGGCTCGCCGGAGTCGCTGGACTCCGCGGTCTCGCCGCGCGGCTACCGCCTGCTGGCCAAGATCCCGCGCCTGCCCAACACCGTGATAGAGCGGCTGGTCGAGCATTTCGGCGGACTGCAGAAGCTGCTCGCGGCCAGCATCGACGATCTGCAGACGGTCGAGGGCGTCGGCGAGACCAGGGCACGCTCGGTGCGCGAGGGACTGTCCCGACTTGCTGAATCGTCCATCCTGGAGCGCTACGTCTGA
- the radA gene encoding DNA repair protein RadA produces MAARTKTTAKPRPAYRCTECGNQLPKWVGRCPECNAWGTVEEYGAVPIRTTAAGPVSAPARPIAQIDGQVATARSTGVPELDRVLGGGLVPGAVVLLAGEPGVGKSTLLLDVAAKAASAQHRTLYVTGEESAGQVRLRADRINALSEHLYLAAESDLGAVLGHIDAVNPGLLILDSVQTIASAELDGAPGGPAQVREVAGALIRASKDRGMATLLVGHVTKDGQIAGPRLLEHLVDVVLSFEGDRHARLRIIRGIKNRYGATDEVGCFELHDEGIVGLADPSGLFLTRRDKPVPGTCLTVTLEGRRPLVAEVQALMVDSQIPSPRRTTSGLESPRIAMILAVVERHGGVKLGKQDIYTATVGGVKLSEPSADLAIALAVASSSSDTPLPSNLVAIGEVGLAGEVRRVTGVQRRLAEAHRLGFTHALVPPDPGKVPAGMTVVEVADIGEALRAVPGRRRAAAKPRGEAPSAPPTPRRAAAAAPVAAYPEELMEGWEPVDSDELR; encoded by the coding sequence ATGGCTGCCCGCACCAAGACCACCGCCAAGCCGCGCCCGGCGTACCGCTGCACCGAGTGCGGCAACCAGCTGCCCAAATGGGTCGGCCGCTGCCCGGAGTGCAACGCCTGGGGCACGGTCGAGGAGTACGGCGCGGTGCCGATCAGGACGACGGCCGCCGGGCCGGTGAGCGCGCCCGCCCGCCCGATCGCCCAGATCGACGGCCAGGTCGCGACGGCCCGCTCCACCGGTGTGCCCGAGCTGGACCGGGTGCTCGGCGGTGGCCTCGTCCCCGGCGCCGTGGTGCTGCTGGCCGGCGAGCCCGGCGTCGGCAAGTCCACCCTGCTGCTGGACGTCGCGGCCAAGGCGGCCAGTGCCCAGCACCGCACGCTCTACGTCACCGGTGAGGAGTCGGCCGGTCAGGTCCGGCTGCGGGCGGACCGGATCAACGCGCTCTCCGAGCACCTCTACCTCGCGGCCGAGTCCGATCTCGGCGCCGTCCTCGGGCACATCGACGCGGTGAACCCGGGCCTGCTGATCCTGGACTCGGTGCAGACCATCGCCTCCGCCGAGCTGGACGGCGCGCCCGGCGGGCCGGCCCAGGTCCGCGAGGTGGCCGGTGCGCTGATCCGGGCGTCCAAGGACCGCGGCATGGCCACCCTCCTGGTCGGGCACGTCACCAAGGACGGCCAGATCGCCGGGCCCCGCCTGCTGGAGCACCTGGTGGACGTGGTGCTGAGCTTCGAGGGGGACCGCCACGCCCGGCTGCGGATCATCCGCGGGATCAAGAACCGCTACGGCGCCACCGACGAGGTCGGCTGCTTCGAGCTGCACGACGAGGGCATCGTGGGCCTGGCCGATCCCTCCGGCCTCTTCCTGACCAGGCGTGACAAGCCCGTCCCCGGGACCTGCCTGACCGTCACGCTGGAGGGTCGGCGTCCGCTGGTGGCGGAGGTGCAGGCGCTGATGGTGGATTCGCAGATCCCGTCCCCGCGCCGGACGACCTCCGGCCTGGAGTCGCCCCGGATCGCGATGATCCTGGCCGTGGTCGAGCGGCACGGCGGGGTCAAGCTCGGCAAGCAGGACATCTACACCGCGACGGTCGGCGGGGTGAAGCTGAGCGAGCCCTCGGCGGACCTCGCGATCGCGCTCGCCGTGGCCAGTTCCTCCTCGGACACCCCGCTCCCGAGCAACCTGGTGGCGATCGGCGAGGTCGGTCTGGCGGGCGAGGTACGGCGGGTGACGGGTGTGCAGCGGCGGCTGGCCGAGGCGCACCGGCTCGGCTTCACGCACGCGCTGGTCCCGCCGGACCCGGGCAAGGTGCCGGCGGGGATGACGGTCGTCGAGGTCGCGGACATCGGGGAGGCGCTGCGGGCCGTCCCGGGCCGCCGCCGGGCCGCCGCCAAGCCGCGCGGTGAGGCGCCGTCGGCGCCGCCGACCCCGCGCCGGGCCGCCGCCGCGGCGCCCGTCGCGGCCTACCCGGAGGAGCTCATGGAGGGGTGGGAGCCGGTCGACTCGGACGAACTGCGCTGA
- a CDS encoding sigma-70 family RNA polymerase sigma factor, translating to MTTRIEGPRDPVLAAYDRQVDGLFTYCLSVLCEHDAAAAALREVRELARRHGARLAEPGMVRAWLYSLARYCCLRRLEDGGGLGGGGAAGPGAAAGAAAVAGLLDAVTGAGTGGTGPSDAAGTSAAEAGRRRRELASLAWPEAAGTDPEQREALELSVRHRLSPIEVAAVLGVPFESCRALLASAEAEVGRTRAALLVLGVGSCPELDRLGGAGAESWRDWVLGPALRRELVQHVADCPTCRGTAERVAGEVTQGADGLSGLPVLSAPAAPAATGAGADGAVFLPRAAEEAARRRSSGPAPVVEPGLRFDQGGFPRHRAPDSGRARAVRRRVVTTGVLAAVLAAPVVALWAGHRGGGGTGAAASVSSVRVEDDARAAGHRPGGPGAVAGQSGLPGGVVGAVGAAPAVAGLELAGARGAETLLPGIQGPAIPVPGRGATPLGSPTLVAAPAPAVTGGPGTAPGAAGPAGGPGAPATAPIGLLTVEAGEYGNRTVLTLTNSGATEIRWHAEVGAAWLRLSRDAGTLAPGQRITVIVTVDEDLAPDAHWTARIALPPSQAVVTLEGGPHHRGGSTSAPGEPTSAPTDPGPAPTGGTPTGPPTGGTPTATGPTAAPTGPTATAAPSGTPTTAPPATPTGAPTGAPTGAPTGAPTGPGTGTGTGTGTPSGAASPGGSASPASRGGASAPASPR from the coding sequence GTGACAACGCGTATCGAAGGGCCGCGCGACCCCGTGCTCGCGGCGTACGACCGGCAGGTGGACGGCCTGTTCACCTACTGCCTCTCGGTGCTGTGCGAGCACGACGCGGCCGCGGCCGCCCTGCGCGAGGTGCGCGAGCTGGCGCGGCGGCACGGGGCCCGGCTCGCCGAACCGGGGATGGTCCGGGCCTGGCTGTACTCGCTGGCCCGGTACTGCTGCCTGCGGCGCCTGGAGGACGGGGGCGGACTCGGCGGCGGTGGCGCTGCCGGTCCTGGTGCCGCCGCCGGGGCCGCCGCCGTCGCCGGCCTGCTCGACGCGGTGACCGGCGCGGGTACCGGCGGTACGGGCCCGTCGGACGCCGCCGGGACCTCGGCCGCGGAGGCGGGCCGTCGGCGCCGGGAGCTGGCCTCGCTGGCCTGGCCCGAGGCGGCCGGCACCGACCCCGAGCAGCGCGAGGCGCTTGAACTGTCGGTGCGCCACCGGCTGAGCCCGATCGAGGTGGCGGCCGTCCTGGGCGTCCCCTTCGAGAGCTGCCGCGCACTGCTCGCCTCGGCCGAGGCCGAGGTCGGCCGGACCAGGGCGGCGCTGCTGGTGCTCGGTGTCGGCAGCTGCCCCGAACTGGACCGGCTCGGCGGGGCCGGGGCGGAGAGCTGGCGAGACTGGGTGCTCGGCCCCGCGCTGCGCCGCGAGCTGGTGCAGCACGTGGCGGACTGCCCGACCTGTCGGGGCACCGCCGAGCGGGTGGCCGGCGAGGTGACGCAGGGCGCCGACGGCCTGTCCGGGCTGCCGGTCCTGTCCGCCCCGGCGGCCCCGGCGGCGACCGGGGCAGGGGCCGACGGGGCGGTGTTCCTGCCGCGTGCGGCGGAGGAGGCGGCCCGGCGGAGGTCCTCGGGGCCGGCCCCGGTGGTCGAGCCCGGTCTCCGGTTCGACCAGGGCGGGTTCCCGCGCCACCGGGCGCCGGACAGCGGCCGGGCCCGGGCGGTACGCCGCCGGGTGGTGACCACCGGGGTGCTGGCCGCCGTCCTGGCCGCGCCGGTGGTGGCGCTCTGGGCCGGCCACCGGGGTGGCGGCGGCACCGGGGCGGCGGCCTCCGTCTCCTCGGTCCGGGTCGAGGACGACGCGCGGGCCGCCGGGCACCGGCCGGGCGGGCCGGGGGCGGTGGCCGGGCAGTCCGGGCTGCCCGGCGGGGTGGTGGGGGCCGTGGGCGCGGCCCCGGCGGTGGCGGGGCTGGAATTGGCCGGGGCCAGGGGTGCAGAAACGTTGCTCCCGGGGATCCAGGGCCCCGCGATTCCGGTCCCCGGCCGGGGCGCCACCCCGCTCGGCAGTCCGACACTGGTCGCCGCACCGGCCCCCGCCGTCACCGGCGGCCCGGGCACCGCGCCGGGCGCCGCAGGCCCCGCCGGTGGTCCGGGGGCACCGGCCACCGCGCCGATCGGGCTGCTGACCGTCGAGGCCGGCGAGTACGGCAACCGCACCGTCCTCACCCTGACCAACTCCGGCGCCACCGAGATCCGCTGGCACGCCGAGGTGGGGGCCGCCTGGCTGCGCCTCAGCCGGGACGCCGGAACGCTCGCACCGGGCCAGCGGATCACGGTGATCGTCACCGTCGACGAGGACCTCGCGCCGGACGCGCACTGGACCGCCCGGATCGCCCTGCCGCCCTCGCAGGCGGTGGTCACCCTGGAGGGCGGCCCGCACCACCGGGGCGGCAGCACCTCGGCGCCGGGCGAGCCGACCTCGGCCCCGACCGATCCGGGGCCGGCGCCCACCGGCGGTACGCCGACGGGCCCGCCGACCGGTGGTACCCCGACCGCGACCGGGCCCACGGCGGCGCCGACCGGACCGACGGCGACGGCCGCGCCGAGCGGCACGCCGACGACCGCTCCCCCGGCGACACCGACCGGGGCTCCGACGGGCGCGCCGACAGGGGCGCCCACGGGCGCGCCGACCGGTCCGGGGACGGGGACAGGCACTGGGACGGGGACGCCCAGCGGGGCCGCGTCGCCGGGCGGGTCTGCGTCACCGGCGTCGAGGGGCGGCGCGTCGGCGCCCGCTTCGCCGCGCTGA
- a CDS encoding GAP family protein: MGDAVGQMLASAVGIALSPMPLIAVILMLATPQGRTNGPAFTGGWVAALGAVVAVVVSAGSGLSTGSAPPAWAWWLKLALGALFLLLGFEQWRGRPREGHVHAPPTWMQAIDRFTPVRAAGLGAALVVANPKNLVLAVGGAVSIATSTASGGGKAGAAALMVVIGSLCTVVPLAVSRFGGDRSTRVLGEWKAWMAAHNAAIMIVLLVVLGAKYLGDGIAGLTG, encoded by the coding sequence ATGGGTGACGCCGTCGGCCAGATGCTGGCCTCGGCCGTCGGCATCGCGCTCAGCCCGATGCCGCTGATCGCCGTGATCCTGATGCTGGCCACCCCGCAGGGCCGGACCAACGGGCCGGCCTTCACGGGCGGCTGGGTGGCGGCGCTGGGAGCGGTGGTCGCGGTGGTGGTGTCGGCCGGCTCCGGGCTGAGCACCGGCTCAGCCCCGCCGGCCTGGGCGTGGTGGCTGAAGCTGGCGCTGGGCGCGCTGTTCCTGCTGCTGGGGTTCGAGCAGTGGCGGGGCCGCCCGCGCGAGGGCCATGTGCACGCGCCGCCGACGTGGATGCAGGCGATCGACCGCTTCACCCCGGTCCGGGCGGCCGGCCTGGGCGCCGCCCTGGTGGTGGCCAACCCGAAGAACCTGGTGCTGGCGGTGGGCGGCGCGGTCTCGATCGCCACCAGTACGGCCTCCGGCGGCGGCAAGGCGGGCGCGGCCGCGCTGATGGTGGTGATCGGCTCGCTCTGCACGGTGGTGCCGCTGGCGGTGTCCCGGTTCGGCGGCGACCGGTCGACCCGGGTGCTGGGTGAGTGGAAGGCGTGGATGGCCGCGCACAACGCGGCCATCATGATCGTCCTCCTGGTCGTCCTCGGGGCGAAGTACCTCGGCGACGGCATCGCCGGGCTGACCGGCTGA
- a CDS encoding DUF1254 domain-containing protein has protein sequence MTQPELEALAADAYVYGYPLVSDLTMVERFTAGGLGTLPAAPFNDFSHATRLAGPDDPFVSVNNDTVYSIAQLDLSEGPQVLRVPDTDGAYYVLQFVGAWTDNFAYLGRRATGTGAQTWLVVPPGWHGTPPDRERVIVSPTTVATVVGRFACTGPEDLPRVRVLQEGLTLEPLEPGGLAAGLPEPDPAVPERLAFFERLRIWMAAFPPAGPDVEYQQRFAPLGLLDTGPSPYRAAEPEWTLALLKGLAAGRERVEAATRPPEDHPAGEWRSGLHLFDFNVDFLGPGTIDDPEWRIPDRRAAYLSRAAAARAGLWGNHAYEATYAMTYDDADGRPLSGAHRYTLRLDQPPPAEAFWSVTMYGLPDYYLVANPIERYSIGDRTPGLVYAEDGSLTLRLQHDRPTDPAEEANWLPTPAGEFRPIIRLYQPKPAALDGTYRVPPIRRS, from the coding sequence ATGACCCAGCCCGAGCTGGAGGCCCTGGCCGCCGACGCCTACGTCTACGGCTACCCGCTGGTCTCCGACCTCACCATGGTCGAGCGCTTCACCGCAGGCGGCCTGGGGACCCTGCCGGCGGCCCCCTTCAACGACTTCAGCCACGCGACCAGACTGGCCGGCCCGGACGACCCCTTCGTCTCCGTCAACAACGACACCGTCTACTCGATCGCCCAGCTCGACCTCTCCGAGGGTCCGCAGGTGCTGCGGGTACCGGACACCGACGGGGCCTACTACGTCCTGCAGTTCGTCGGCGCGTGGACCGACAACTTCGCCTACCTCGGCCGGCGGGCCACCGGCACCGGCGCGCAGACCTGGCTGGTCGTCCCGCCCGGCTGGCACGGGACCCCGCCGGACCGGGAACGCGTGATCGTCTCGCCGACCACCGTGGCCACCGTCGTCGGCCGCTTCGCCTGCACCGGCCCGGAGGACCTGCCGCGCGTCCGGGTCCTCCAGGAAGGGCTGACGCTCGAACCGCTGGAGCCGGGCGGGCTGGCCGCCGGGCTGCCCGAGCCGGACCCCGCGGTGCCCGAGCGGCTGGCCTTCTTCGAACGGCTGCGGATCTGGATGGCGGCCTTCCCGCCCGCCGGGCCGGACGTCGAGTACCAGCAGCGCTTCGCCCCGCTCGGCCTGCTCGACACCGGACCGTCGCCGTACCGCGCCGCCGAGCCCGAGTGGACCCTCGCCCTCCTCAAGGGCCTGGCCGCGGGCCGGGAACGGGTCGAGGCCGCCACCCGGCCGCCGGAGGACCACCCGGCCGGCGAGTGGCGCTCCGGGCTGCACCTGTTCGACTTCAACGTCGACTTCCTCGGCCCCGGCACCATCGACGACCCGGAGTGGCGCATCCCGGACCGCCGCGCCGCCTACCTCAGCCGCGCCGCCGCCGCCCGCGCCGGACTCTGGGGCAACCACGCGTACGAGGCCACCTACGCGATGACGTACGACGACGCCGACGGGCGGCCGCTGAGCGGCGCCCACAGGTACACGCTGCGCCTGGACCAGCCGCCGCCGGCCGAGGCCTTCTGGTCCGTCACCATGTACGGCCTGCCGGACTACTACCTGGTCGCGAACCCGATCGAGCGCTATTCGATCGGCGACCGGACGCCCGGCCTGGTCTACGCCGAGGACGGCTCGCTGACGCTCCGGCTGCAGCACGACCGCCCCACCGACCCGGCGGAGGAGGCGAACTGGCTGCCGACCCCGGCGGGGGAGTTCCGGCCGATCATCCGGCTCTACCAGCCGAAGCCGGCCGCCCTCGACGGCACCTACCGGGTGCCGCCGATCCGGCGGAGCTGA
- a CDS encoding DUF1254 domain-containing protein has product MGNPALVDPATVRATAAEAWIWGFPLLENYRTLYPQAVDDADPRHIGGFGVFRHHAQPPTPATTDVVTPDNDTRYSWAWLDLRAEPWVVSVPAEDRYYVLPLHELDTSYAGFIGTRATGREAGDYLVAGPGWQGAVPEGTAGVIRTATELIGIVGRTHLGGTSPEAVEELKGLQRQYRLRPLHEYAGTAAPPPAPNPVWPVWREEVLGTIEFFGFLDFLLGFCPVLPADADLRGRLTDLGIDGRGEFEPAALPIEVRAEIGRGIADARAELTRAAERAADRAADRTGDRTGDRTGQGAGDTAGLSGTRERLGTDHLRRAVGALRDLYGLPVEEVWYGAWTADSDGNSPPNTGEHDYVLRFGPDALPPARFFWSATMYALPGRRLVDNPLDRYSIGDRTPGLARDPDGGLTLYLQHKRPADAQHSANWLPAPDGPFEVVVRLYGPDERAREGRWALPPLTPR; this is encoded by the coding sequence ATGGGCAACCCGGCACTCGTGGATCCGGCCACCGTCCGCGCGACCGCCGCCGAGGCATGGATCTGGGGGTTCCCGCTCCTGGAGAACTACCGGACGCTCTACCCGCAGGCCGTCGACGACGCGGACCCGCGCCACATCGGCGGCTTCGGCGTCTTCCGGCACCATGCGCAGCCCCCCACCCCGGCGACCACCGACGTCGTCACGCCCGACAACGACACCCGGTACTCCTGGGCCTGGCTCGACCTCCGGGCCGAACCGTGGGTCGTCTCGGTGCCCGCCGAGGACCGCTACTACGTCCTCCCACTGCACGAACTCGACACCTCCTATGCCGGGTTCATCGGCACCCGGGCCACCGGCCGGGAGGCCGGCGACTACCTGGTGGCGGGCCCCGGCTGGCAGGGCGCGGTGCCCGAGGGCACGGCCGGTGTCATCCGCACCGCCACCGAGCTGATCGGCATCGTCGGCCGCACCCACCTCGGCGGTACCTCGCCGGAGGCGGTCGAGGAGCTGAAGGGCCTCCAGCGGCAGTACCGGCTGCGCCCGCTGCACGAGTACGCGGGCACCGCGGCACCGCCGCCCGCACCCAACCCCGTCTGGCCGGTCTGGCGGGAGGAGGTGCTGGGCACCATCGAGTTCTTCGGCTTCCTCGACTTCCTGCTCGGCTTCTGCCCCGTGCTGCCCGCCGACGCCGACCTGCGCGGCCGGCTCACCGATCTGGGCATCGACGGCCGGGGCGAGTTCGAGCCCGCCGCGCTGCCGATCGAGGTCCGCGCCGAGATCGGGCGCGGCATCGCCGACGCCCGGGCCGAACTCACCCGGGCCGCCGAACGGGCCGCAGATCGGGCCGCAGATCGGACCGGGGATCGGACCGGGGATCGGACCGGGCAAGGGGCCGGGGACACGGCCGGCCTCTCCGGCACGCGCGAGCGGCTCGGCACGGACCACCTCCGGCGGGCCGTCGGCGCCTTGCGGGACCTGTACGGGCTGCCCGTCGAGGAGGTCTGGTACGGCGCCTGGACGGCCGACAGCGACGGCAACAGCCCGCCGAACACCGGCGAGCACGACTACGTCCTGCGCTTCGGACCGGACGCGCTGCCGCCCGCTCGGTTCTTCTGGTCGGCGACCATGTACGCGCTCCCCGGGCGCCGACTGGTCGACAACCCGCTGGACCGCTACTCGATCGGCGACCGCACCCCCGGGCTGGCCCGCGACCCGGACGGCGGCCTCACCCTCTACCTCCAGCACAAGCGCCCGGCCGACGCCCAGCACTCGGCCAACTGGCTGCCCGCGCCCGACGGCCCGTTCGAGGTGGTCGTCCGGCTCTACGGACCGGACGAGCGGGCCCGCGAAGGCCGTTGGGCGCTCCCACCGCTGACGCCACGCTGA
- a CDS encoding NAD-dependent epimerase/dehydratase family protein, protein MKILLLGGSSFLGRAYASQALDRGHDVTTFNRGRSGSDLPGVETVRGERDSADDLARLVEGRRWDAVVDTSAQQPAQAALSARLLRAHADHYTFVSSVHAFADWPARAVDETAPLHPCPADTPPDQPPGNPLKAGCERAVLEGFGADRTLILNSGLLIGPHENGGRLPWWLERMARGGRVLAPGDPTRAMQVIDVRDFAVFGVTALEAGRTGRYLTTAPAGNVTFGEFLATCVEVVGETVDGDGAAHPPAELVWVEDGQLLAEGPDSVQPWSELPLWAPDVPELAGVWLADTARAQAAGLRCRPFADTARDTWAWLRARGPAEDTDADGLKGRKGAAQKAGMVPAKEQRLLAALA, encoded by the coding sequence ATGAAGATCCTCTTGCTCGGCGGTTCGTCCTTCCTCGGACGGGCCTACGCTTCGCAGGCCCTCGACCGGGGCCACGACGTGACCACCTTCAACCGCGGCCGCTCCGGCAGCGACCTGCCCGGCGTCGAGACCGTCCGGGGCGAGCGCGACTCCGCCGACGACCTGGCCCGGCTGGTCGAGGGACGGCGGTGGGACGCCGTCGTCGACACCTCGGCGCAGCAGCCCGCCCAGGCCGCGCTCTCCGCCCGGCTGCTGCGCGCGCACGCGGACCACTACACCTTCGTCTCCTCCGTGCACGCCTTCGCCGACTGGCCGGCCCGGGCGGTGGACGAGACCGCGCCCCTGCACCCCTGCCCCGCCGACACCCCGCCCGACCAGCCCCCCGGCAACCCCCTCAAGGCCGGCTGCGAACGCGCGGTGCTGGAGGGATTCGGGGCCGACCGCACGCTGATCCTCAACAGCGGCCTGCTGATCGGCCCTCACGAGAACGGCGGCCGCCTGCCGTGGTGGCTGGAGCGGATGGCCCGCGGCGGCCGGGTACTGGCTCCGGGTGACCCGACCCGGGCGATGCAGGTCATCGACGTCCGCGACTTCGCGGTGTTCGGCGTGACCGCGCTGGAGGCCGGTCGTACCGGGCGCTACCTCACCACCGCCCCGGCCGGGAACGTCACCTTCGGGGAGTTCCTGGCGACCTGCGTCGAGGTGGTCGGCGAGACCGTCGACGGAGACGGCGCCGCCCACCCGCCGGCGGAGCTCGTCTGGGTCGAGGACGGCCAGCTGCTCGCCGAAGGTCCGGACAGCGTCCAGCCCTGGAGCGAACTCCCGCTCTGGGCACCCGACGTGCCGGAGCTGGCGGGCGTCTGGCTCGCCGACACCGCCCGGGCGCAGGCGGCCGGCCTGCGGTGTCGGCCGTTCGCCGACACCGCCCGGGACACCTGGGCCTGGCTCCGCGCGCGCGGCCCGGCCGAGGACACCGACGCCGACGGGCTCAAGGGCCGCAAGGGTGCCGCTCAGAAGGCCGGCATGGTCCCCGCCAAGGAGCAGCGCCTGCTCGCCGCCCTCGCGTAG
- a CDS encoding family 2 encapsulin nanocompartment cargo protein polyprenyl transferase, translating into MGSFTLEREHREGHEAEDVLARTRGLVDPVLRAAVDSLPGSMRKVAGYHFGWWEADGSPAAAPSGKAIRPAMVLAATQALGGTTVTATAAAAAVELVHNFTLLHDDVIDRDETRRHRPTAWRVFGTTEAILAGDAMHSLALRLLAEDTHPAAQGAIRRLTDCVVELCEGQQIDCAFEQRSDVSLAECLAMAEAKTGALLGAACAMGAQYAGASEEAAQAMDGFGREIGLAFQLIDDLIGIWGDPAVTGKPVGADLVARKKSLPVVAALGSDTPDGRALAELYAVARPLSPEELSRCAAAVEGAGGRGWAQGESCERMATALGQLATAVPEPSAADELLALAELVTRRTH; encoded by the coding sequence ATGGGAAGTTTCACGTTGGAGCGGGAGCACCGGGAGGGCCACGAGGCGGAGGACGTGCTCGCCCGCACCCGTGGTCTGGTCGATCCGGTCCTGCGCGCCGCGGTCGACTCGCTGCCCGGCTCGATGCGCAAGGTGGCCGGCTACCACTTCGGCTGGTGGGAGGCCGACGGCTCACCGGCCGCCGCACCCTCCGGCAAGGCGATCAGGCCGGCCATGGTCCTGGCCGCCACCCAGGCGCTCGGCGGCACCACGGTGACCGCGACCGCGGCGGCGGCGGCCGTCGAGCTCGTCCACAACTTCACCCTGCTCCACGACGACGTCATCGACCGTGACGAGACCAGGCGCCACCGCCCCACCGCCTGGCGGGTGTTCGGCACGACCGAGGCCATCCTGGCGGGCGACGCCATGCACTCGCTGGCGCTGCGCCTCCTCGCGGAGGACACCCACCCGGCCGCGCAGGGCGCGATCCGCCGGCTCACCGACTGCGTGGTCGAACTCTGCGAGGGCCAGCAGATCGACTGCGCCTTCGAGCAGCGCAGTGACGTTTCGCTCGCCGAGTGTCTGGCGATGGCGGAGGCGAAGACGGGTGCGCTGCTCGGGGCCGCCTGCGCGATGGGCGCGCAGTACGCGGGCGCCTCGGAGGAGGCGGCGCAGGCGATGGACGGCTTCGGCCGGGAGATCGGCCTGGCATTCCAGCTCATCGACGATCTGATCGGGATCTGGGGGGATCCCGCCGTCACCGGCAAGCCGGTCGGGGCGGACTTGGTGGCACGCAAGAAGTCCCTGCCGGTGGTGGCGGCGCTGGGCTCCGACACGCCCGACGGGCGGGCGCTGGCCGAGCTGTACGCGGTCGCGCGTCCGCTCAGCCCGGAGGAATTGAGCCGTTGCGCGGCCGCGGTGGAGGGTGCGGGCGGCCGGGGCTGGGCGCAGGGGGAGTCGTGCGAGCGGATGGCCACCGCGCTCGGCCAGTTGGCGACGGCGGTGCCCGAGCCGTCCGCGGCCGACGAACTGCTGGCGCTCGCCGAGTTGGTCACCCGGCGGACGCACTGA